The genomic segment tcaaagggggttcaacatctactaaatattcataaataataattttaaccaGGTATaaatagtgtaatttttcgccAAAAGGGGTTTGGATGAACCCCCTTGGCTATACATGGCTCCGCCCCTGCCAGTGACTATTTGGTCATTATATTTTTGGTTAATCCATGCAAATGGTTTTTCAATTCATTAGGTTTGGTCTCCCTTCATTTCCTATGCTGTAAGTTTTGTACTGTGATGTGATCCACCAATACTATCAGTAAATAGATAAGTAAAAAAAATGGTCTCAGAAGAGCTAAGTTTAGTTGGTCAATCTGTTGCAGAAGTTGGCTTCTAACGGCGAAGTAGATTGCTAACCTCGTAAGAACAGGATATAGGTCGCTCCAGATTCATAATAGTACTATTTTTTAAAGTGGCTTCTCTGCTTCTGGGGGACAGATATATTATCTTATGGAGATGAGCGGTCAAGGGTACAAGTTGTGTGCAAATTAGTACTCTTACTCGGTGGCTTTGTTTAGTTGGCCAATCTGCCTGATTGCTTGGCTCTAAGTAATAACTCGTATATGCTGCATTTGGAACTTTAAATGCTTGGCATCGTTGAAGGACGGGTGaataacataaaaagtaatGAGCTTGGCTCATTGTTTATCAGCTATTAATCAATGTGCAACACCTTATGAATATCACATTCTGTTCTGCCATAATTGCATAATTCTGCTGGCAGATTTATTGTTGATTCTTTTTTTGTGATTATCCAATTTCCTATATGCTTATTGATTCGTCTATTTTCCAGGGATGCAAGCCAGTACAACGCATGGATATCATAGGTTATTCAGCATCTGTTAGCCCCTGTTCATCGTCTTACCAACCGAGTCCAGGTGCTTCATATAATCCAAGCCCTGCTTCATCATCTTTCCCTAGCCCAGTCTCATCCCATTACGTTACGACTGCCCAAAATGATCATGATCCTAATACACTAATTCCTTGGCTTAAGAATCTCTCATCTGGATCATCGTCTTCTTCATCCAAATTTCCCCACCATTTGTATATTCCCGGGAGCTCTATTAGTGCGCCTGTTACTCCGCCTTTGAGCTCTCCTACAGCTCGTACTCCTAGGATGAGCGACGATCCCATGGCAACTTCAATGTGGGCACAACAACATTATCCCTTCTTACCATCCTCTACCCCAGTTAGTCCTGGTCGTCAAACACCACCAGATTCAGGTTGGCTTTCTGGGGTTCAAACTCCGCAAGACGGGCCTTCGTCTCCCACGTTTAGCCTCGTCTCACCAAATCCATTCGGATTCAAGGAGCCAATATCAAATGGAGGGTCTCGGATGTGGACACCAGGGCAAAGCGGGACATGTTCTCCAGCTATCGGGTCAGGTATCGACCAAACAGCTGATATACCAATGTCGGATGCTATTTCAGCAGAGTTTGCATTTGGCTGCAATATGAAGggattagtgaagccatggGAAGGCGAAAGAATTCATGAAGAGTGTGTGACTGATGATCTCGAGCTTACACTTGGGAACTCAAGCACTAGGTAACCTTTTCTTATTACCAACTTTTGTTGAAAATATGTTTACGACAAATTTATGCCATCCGAAAGGCAAAGTTGGTTTATGATAGTGCTGCTCGGGTcagcttgcgcgcacctcaACTAATTCCACTTACCTGTTACTTCCCATCAGCACATGTAGCGGTAAATCTGCCTTCTAAGGCTTGGGCAGATGGGGAGAAATCACCTTGTGTTTTCTATCTTTGCTGGAATTTGAACCCGAGACCGATCGTTCTCCTCTCGCTTCATTGACCACTAAGCCACATTCTTGGGTCTGATTATTATTTCGTTTTCTTGTTTTGCAGGTAGAGAAGTACAAGAGAAATCTATTTATTCATTGATGTGATCATAGACATACCTTCAAATTTGCAGATTTGCAGTTGACTTATTATGTTGATCACTTCTGAATGTGAAGATGTTCTGTTAGTAAAACCAACTTAAGATGCACAGTAGAAACAAATGTTACATTTTCTTGTAGATTGAAGTATTAAAACCTCATGGGGATTTACTACCCCAATTTTTTacattcttttttattctaCCCCGTTCAAGATtgccttttttttgttttttgttttttgctttcTAGTTGTAATTGTTCACATGATACAGTAGCAGGACTGAAATTAGACCGAGTGTTGTGATCGTCACGAGGAGGGAAATAGTGTTTTTCTCCATCTTATTGGTTATTTATGAtccttttttaaatcaaaatatttctttttagtaTCGTCAGGATTTAGTGAATTCCTTAAGGGTCGTTTAGTTCACgtactctctccgtctcaatttatgtgatacattcggccacgaagtttaagaaaaaaaaaaacttttgaatcttgtggtctaaaataaattaaagatatttttgtggttatagatcatttcgttaagcgtaaaaggtaaagtttaaagttaaattattttcaactaagcaaatgtagaaaagaatattacataaattgggacagagggagtattagatATGGGAGTATAATGCAGGGTTATTTATGTGGGatgaataataaatgaattgtaataaattaattaataatgaGGAGATTATTACACATGAATTACTTACTTTAAAGGGTCATTTTAGTCTCTAAATAATTTTGCGCATTGCTAGTCCACATATCTTTATTACCTCCTTCTATCTCGcataaataatacatagatttgcataaataatacatagattacTGACTAATTTATTCCtgtataatttaatatttttaatcttGCTAACCAAAAACTGCATTAATGAGACAAttaattttcatcttttttcttttccgaaGCAAAGGTCCTTTACCAAAATAACTCTAGTTAGGTCACATGAGTTTTCTATTTGTTCGTCTGAACTCTGAAGGCTAATTTAGTCAAAattttatgattgttgttgaaaatttaaTAGCTAAATTCGTTGtcgatatttttaaaaaaaaaacatatgttCCGAACGAAGTAATTGCACTTTAAATgaattggtctttaatttttgttcctcaAATTGTTGGTGTTTAAGTTTTGGCCTTTGCTTAAAAACGCATGGGTTCGAATTCCCGtttagtgaaaaataaaaaataaaaaaattgcaaaacaGAGTTTTGGATTcaaattctaccttaaggcaagctCTGGTTTATAAGGTAACAAACTCCGTCTTAAGTtagagttttgcaggcaaatTTTGCCTTGCGAATACAAAcactgccttgcgattttttttttttttttttttgacgggGGGATCGAAAGGCTTAAGCACCATTAGTTTTTAGgtgaaagataaaaattaaagatcagcaatttgtgggacaaaaattaaagaccacccccaaataAGGACAATCATGCAAATTGCCCGTACTTAATTCACTTTGGGTTTGGGCTTCAACATACAACAAATGTTTAGCCCAGGGACTTGGACAACCATCATTACTAATCATTAGGtgtgtcaaatgggcgggttggaCTAAAATTAGCCCAATCAAAATAGGTTGATGTAATAAATGGGTTGGTCTAACATTGACCAAAAGTTACTTGAGTTGAAATGAGCTAAAAATGTGTTGGTCATGACTCACCCAACTTGACTCAATTTTTTTGAAGGgtctattttctagaaaaatatttttcatagaatttttttctagaaaatcatttttcctaaaaaatattttcacggATTTTTTGGGGTaaatatttttgaggaaaacatcttcgataaaaatattttcctttataaCAAACACACCACAAACTTATAAGATacatgatacaagaaaagtgaatatatataaaaaaaaaataaagtaaatctcAAGTAATAAacccaaatttaagtaaatcttCAAAATGGGTTAGAATTGAGCTAGTATTGGGCTAAGTTTGACTGGTTGAGATCACTTTGAAATAAGTTATATGTTGGATTGGGCTAAAATCAGCGCAATATAAAAATATCTTGAGCCCAAGCCATAAATTTTTTGAGCGGATTGGGTGGTAGTACATCTTTTGGGCCATATTTGACACTTATActaatcatcatatataaaGCACAACTATCGTCACCATCACCTTCACCACTAGCCATCACACAACTATATGGCACCATTACCATACAATAACCACCGTCAACTACCTTCACCAAGCACTACCACCACTAATTACCACCTCACAACCATCATCATCGCACCACGATGACTACCATCGCTGATTACCATCGTTGCTAGCTTTTTAGAGGAATCTTCATTAAAAAACAACTTTTACAACACAATGTAAATTGAGATTTTCCCTAATATTTTGTtggtaaaatatttaattattatgttATAAAAGTTCTATATATCTTAGTAGTTTTTTgataaagataaataatatacaTTCAGATACTAAGAAAACAAACAATCTCAATTATTCGGTGTTCAAATTTAAAGACATCATCTTAATAATTGAATATAGTATATTATTCGGATCCAAATATTCTAATCTTAAGGTGGTCTTAGACCCTAGTGAGTAGTGACGCACGTTAAAGTCGTATGGACCTAAGTCTAAAGCGGATAATATAACTAGTGAATCAGGTTGTTAATACCTGCATATAGTGTCAGAGTCACTCCATCTACAATCTTAGGAAATGGTGTGACAAACATCGAGGTTAAATATAATAGTGAGTTTAAGCAAATCTCACATAATTAAGTTAGATGCCGTAAGCAAATCTCACATACTTAAGTTAGATGGCGTGGATCAAGCCTCAATTGAATATAGGTGAAACCCGTATCCTTAGGATGATGATGGACAAATGTCATCGAGGATGTTAAGTCCTTAAGGAGAGTGTATGTAACACACAGATAAATCTCACACATCAACATAACATGAGAGAAATGTTATGTATGTAAGGAAGCAAATCTTGGACTTAACAACGCGTTTAATTAAAAGTCATGGGGCCTAGATCCAAAGCAAAATACATTCCACATGTAGGCTAAATGTCTTTTGAAATACCAATATAAACAAGACTAATAATTTCCTTGTGATGAGAAGTAAGAAAAGTGAAGTATGTCACAAGGGTCATTGCCTGCCATTTCAAAAAAGATAAATCAACTAACCAAATTCCATGAATCATGGGCAAATGACTAAAGACCTATCTTTTGGCCTTAGTTACAATAGTTTATTACTACTTTTCCTAATTCATTCACAAGAAGTCTGTGTGAACATTCATCAAAGTAAGATTCCAAAGATAAAAGGTGTGGTATCAAACTTGGAATTGGTTATTTGAGATAAAGTTGCACAGTTGAAATATCATGGGTTAGTTAAGATAACAACACGAATTGTGGTGAGATAGATATGATCCTTCCACCCTTAATCAGAGGTCTCGGATTCAAGCCTTGACTTTTGagtatggaaaaaaatcatGTTAGGGAGCGCTTCCACCTAAATGGGCCTTAAGCGCTACGAATCCGAATTGTCGGCGCTCCAATGCGGGTATCAGACATCGAGTGGAGCCAAAATAAATGTGTTAGTTTAGATGaaatcttgatttgttttgaCACAACAAGTCAATATAAGAGCAATTTGGAGACTTTTAATTTGAAATGGTGAATAGTGGGAAGTAAGTGGGGTTAATGCATGCGAGTTAAAA from the Lycium ferocissimum isolate CSIRO_LF1 chromosome 11, AGI_CSIRO_Lferr_CH_V1, whole genome shotgun sequence genome contains:
- the LOC132036239 gene encoding BES1/BZR1 homolog protein 4-like isoform X2: MTSGTRLPTWKERENNKRRERRRRAIAAKIFAGLRMYGNYKLPKHCDNNEVLKALCKEAGWIVEEDGTTYKKGCKPVQRMDIIGYSASVSPCSSSYQPSPGASYNPSPASSSFPSPVSSHYVTTAQNDHDPNTLIPWLKNLSSGSSSSSSKFPHHLYIPGSSISAPVTPPLSSPTARTPRMSDDPMATSMWAQQHYPFLPSSTPVSPGRQTPPDSGWLSGVQTPQDGPSSPTFSLVSPNPFGFKEPISNGGSRMWTPGQSGTCSPAIGSGIDQTADIPMSDAISAEFAFGCNMKGLVKPWEGERIHEECVTDDLELTLGNSSTR
- the LOC132036239 gene encoding BES1/BZR1 homolog protein 4-like isoform X1, translated to MTSGTRLPTWKERENNKRRERRRRAIAAKIFAGLRMYGNYKLPKHCDNNEVLKALCKEAGWIVEEDGTTYKKGCKPVQRMDIIGYSASVSPCSSSYQPSPGASYNPSPASSSFPSPVSSHYVTTAQNDHDPNTLIPWLKNLSSGSSSSSSKFPHHLYIPGSSISAPVTPPLSSPTARTPRMSDDPMATSMWAQQHYPFLPSSTPVSPGRQTPPDSGWLSGVQTPQDGPSSPTFSLVSPNPFGFKEPISNGGSRMWTPGQSGTCSPAIGSGIDQTADIPMSDAISAEFAFGCNMKGLVKPWEGERIHEECVTDDLELTLGNSSTR